In Sulfuracidifex metallicus DSM 6482 = JCM 9184, a single window of DNA contains:
- a CDS encoding HAD family hydrolase has product MSRPFSYAKAIFFDYDNTLVDFQSSSIAALDKVSSEIHDYLIDEGKQNFPIEKIKQVVFSVSSRLDEEGVVDRNLWWEKSLENLGVKGIDRAQFYDWTNLYWSVAFNSEPFPDALQFLEYLANKKYIIGLITNGDGEGGNKKKRIRNFPLIDIFNIVIVGGEDGIKPKPNLDPFIVGCEKAGVSVEKCVMVGDDPVKDCLASKKAGYASVLIDRQSRIKFPELYADFVVTKLVDLEELL; this is encoded by the coding sequence TTGTCCAGACCTTTTTCCTACGCTAAAGCAATCTTTTTCGATTATGATAATACATTAGTGGACTTTCAGTCCAGTTCTATAGCTGCTTTAGATAAAGTCTCTTCTGAAATTCATGACTATCTAATTGATGAAGGAAAGCAAAATTTTCCAATAGAGAAAATAAAACAAGTTGTATTTTCTGTATCATCCAGGCTAGATGAAGAAGGCGTAGTAGACAGAAATTTATGGTGGGAGAAATCTCTGGAAAATTTGGGAGTTAAAGGTATTGATAGAGCACAGTTTTACGATTGGACTAACTTATATTGGTCCGTAGCTTTCAATAGTGAACCGTTTCCAGATGCGTTACAGTTTCTAGAATATTTAGCTAATAAAAAATATATAATAGGGCTTATAACAAATGGCGATGGAGAAGGAGGAAATAAGAAGAAAAGAATAAGGAATTTCCCTCTTATCGATATATTTAATATCGTTATAGTAGGTGGGGAAGACGGTATTAAACCTAAACCGAACTTAGACCCATTCATAGTGGGATGCGAAAAAGCTGGAGTATCGGTCGAAAAATGTGTTATGGTAGGGGACGACCCAGTTAAGGATTGCCTAGCCTCAAAAAAGGCTGGATACGCTTCCGTTTTAATAGATAGACAAAGCAGAATAAAATTTCCAGAACTTTATGCTGACTTTGTCGTAACTAAGCTGGTTGATCTAGAAGAACTTCTTTAA
- a CDS encoding prefoldin subunit beta, giving the protein MTEKLPPELQTQLGKFQQLKDQLDKLLQEKAVVEGELKEINKVLEELSSLPADSLLYKIIGNIFVKTDKAKVESELNDRKDLLELRSKAYQKQEGLLRKQLEELQTKINEMLSRYYPQSGGVTKA; this is encoded by the coding sequence ATGACAGAGAAATTACCCCCTGAGCTACAAACTCAATTAGGTAAGTTTCAACAACTAAAGGATCAGTTAGATAAGCTCTTGCAAGAAAAAGCGGTAGTTGAAGGAGAGTTGAAAGAGATCAACAAGGTTCTAGAAGAACTTTCCTCATTGCCTGCTGACTCATTATTATATAAAATTATAGGGAATATATTTGTGAAGACAGACAAAGCAAAGGTAGAGAGTGAGCTTAATGATAGGAAAGATCTTCTTGAACTTAGATCTAAGGCATACCAAAAACAAGAAGGTCTTTTGAGGAAGCAATTAGAAGAATTACAGACCAAGATTAATGAAATGCTATCACGTTATTATCCTCAGTCAGGCGGTGTAACTAAAGCCTAA
- a CDS encoding elongation factor EF-2 — protein sequence MPRYKTADQVLGLMKDRTRVRNIGIIAHVDHGKTTTSDTLLAASGIISPKVAGEALALDYLSVEQQRGITVKAANVSLYHEMDNKGYVINLIDTPGHVDFSGRVTRSLRVLDGSIVVVDAVEGVMTQTETVLRQSLEERVRPILFINKIDRLIKELKLGKDEMVPRLTNLIKEVNNMINTYAEPEYKEKWIVDPAKGTVVFGSAKDKWGFTLPMAQKKGVNFKTVYDAYTAPDKSKLQELASVSPIHDALLDTVIQFVPNPIDAQKYRIPKIWKGDLDNEIAKAMLNADPNGPIVLMITDMKVDPHAGLVATGRVFSGTLRSGEEVWLVNAKTSQKTLQVSLYMGSTRELAEEIPAGNIAGVLGLDRARSGETAIDPRYKDIQGSFETLHYVSEPVVTIAIEPKNPKDLTKMIDSLRKLSIEDPNLVVKINEETGEYLLSGMGFLHLEVSLQLLRENYGIDVQTSPPIVVYRESIREPSKRIFEGKSPNKHNKFYISIAPLNDKTIDLIANGTIKEDMDPKEMAKVLKEQANWDYDEAKKIIAIDENVNVFIDMTSGVQHLREIMDTVLQGYRLAMKEGPLAREPIRGTKVVLHDATVHEDPAHRGPAQLFPAVRNAIFAAFLDARPTLLEPIQKLDIRVPMDLIGNVTGVITRKRGRVINVIDSGSVARIMAEVPVSESYEMASELRGATGGKAFWGTEFSRWAPVPDSILQDIVLKIRERKGMPKQMPKIEDFLS from the coding sequence TTGCCACGTTATAAGACAGCAGACCAAGTCCTAGGTCTTATGAAGGATAGGACTAGGGTCAGAAATATAGGAATAATAGCTCACGTTGATCATGGAAAGACAACTACAAGTGATACTCTATTAGCAGCATCTGGGATAATTTCACCTAAAGTAGCAGGAGAAGCTTTAGCGTTAGATTATTTAAGTGTAGAACAGCAGAGAGGAATTACAGTAAAGGCAGCTAACGTAAGCCTATACCATGAAATGGACAACAAAGGTTATGTAATAAACCTAATAGATACTCCTGGTCATGTTGACTTTAGCGGTAGAGTGACCAGAAGCCTGAGAGTTCTGGATGGGTCTATCGTAGTTGTAGATGCCGTAGAGGGAGTTATGACTCAAACAGAGACAGTTCTAAGGCAGAGCTTAGAGGAAAGGGTAAGACCAATTCTTTTCATAAATAAAATAGATAGACTGATAAAGGAACTAAAGCTTGGCAAGGACGAAATGGTGCCTAGGCTCACTAATTTAATTAAAGAAGTAAATAACATGATAAATACTTATGCTGAGCCAGAGTATAAGGAGAAATGGATAGTTGATCCTGCTAAGGGTACAGTCGTCTTTGGATCCGCTAAAGATAAGTGGGGATTTACGCTTCCCATGGCGCAGAAGAAAGGAGTTAATTTCAAGACCGTATATGATGCGTATACTGCACCCGATAAATCTAAACTTCAGGAGTTAGCCTCGGTTTCTCCAATTCATGATGCATTATTAGATACAGTAATTCAGTTTGTTCCCAATCCTATAGACGCTCAGAAATATAGGATTCCGAAAATATGGAAAGGCGATTTAGATAACGAGATTGCTAAGGCCATGTTAAATGCAGATCCTAACGGTCCTATAGTTCTGATGATAACTGATATGAAGGTAGATCCACATGCCGGACTAGTAGCAACTGGTAGAGTATTCTCTGGAACTTTAAGATCGGGAGAAGAAGTTTGGTTAGTTAACGCTAAGACGTCTCAAAAGACGTTACAAGTTAGCTTGTACATGGGTTCAACCAGAGAGTTAGCAGAGGAAATTCCTGCAGGAAACATAGCTGGAGTTTTAGGCCTTGATAGAGCAAGATCTGGAGAGACAGCAATAGATCCGAGATATAAGGATATACAAGGTAGCTTCGAGACTCTACACTATGTTTCCGAGCCAGTTGTAACTATTGCAATAGAGCCAAAGAATCCTAAAGATCTAACTAAGATGATAGACTCACTAAGGAAGTTAAGCATAGAAGATCCTAATCTAGTAGTTAAGATAAACGAGGAAACAGGAGAGTATCTTCTATCAGGTATGGGCTTTCTACATCTAGAAGTATCTTTACAACTTCTGAGAGAAAACTACGGAATAGATGTTCAGACCTCACCGCCTATAGTAGTATACAGGGAAAGCATAAGGGAACCTAGCAAAAGAATATTCGAAGGTAAATCTCCAAACAAGCATAACAAATTCTACATTAGCATAGCCCCTTTAAACGATAAGACTATCGACCTTATAGCTAACGGCACAATAAAGGAGGATATGGATCCTAAGGAGATGGCTAAGGTGTTAAAGGAGCAAGCTAATTGGGACTATGATGAGGCAAAGAAGATCATTGCAATAGATGAAAACGTTAATGTGTTCATTGATATGACAAGCGGTGTTCAGCACTTAAGAGAGATAATGGATACAGTGCTCCAGGGCTATAGGTTAGCAATGAAAGAGGGTCCATTAGCACGTGAGCCAATTAGAGGAACTAAGGTAGTTCTACATGATGCTACGGTACACGAAGATCCTGCTCACAGGGGACCTGCACAGCTCTTCCCTGCAGTTAGAAATGCAATATTTGCAGCATTCTTAGATGCTAGACCCACGTTATTAGAGCCCATTCAGAAGCTGGATATAAGAGTTCCAATGGATCTCATAGGAAACGTTACGGGAGTGATAACTAGGAAAAGAGGAAGAGTAATTAACGTTATTGATTCAGGTAGTGTAGCGAGGATCATGGCAGAAGTGCCAGTGTCAGAGTCATACGAGATGGCCAGCGAATTGAGGGGTGCAACTGGAGGAAAAGCCTTCTGGGGGACCGAATTTAGCAGATGGGCTCCAGTACCTGATAGCATATTACAGGATATAGTACTTAAAATAAGAGAAAGGAAAGGAATGCCAAAGCAGATGCCAAAGATCGAAGACTTCCTATCGTGA
- the xpf gene encoding 3'-flap repair endonuclease Xpf → MLRIYVDERENQSGIPDLLRSYGVAVVLQQLSVGDYILGDGVAVERKSVNDLVNSVFDKRLFDQISRMSQTYALSFLLIEGDLSRIKQITDRWKAINGAIISLIMDYKINVIYSMSKSDTVEILIKIAKKSQEQDRPMRAISLHDKRKLSSIEDFQEYIIESFPNIGSNTAKKIMKKFKSINDFCNASLPELEKALGSKKRAELIFSIIHKNFSISSEGVENSNEKENKHKSLFDFMDSS, encoded by the coding sequence ATGCTAAGAATTTATGTCGATGAAAGAGAAAATCAAAGTGGGATACCGGATTTATTAAGAAGTTATGGAGTTGCCGTTGTTTTACAGCAGCTTAGTGTAGGCGACTATATATTGGGCGACGGGGTGGCCGTAGAAAGGAAATCAGTTAATGATTTAGTAAATTCTGTATTTGATAAACGTTTATTTGATCAGATTAGCAGGATGAGTCAAACTTATGCTCTATCTTTTCTCCTTATCGAAGGGGATTTATCAAGGATAAAACAAATAACAGATAGATGGAAAGCAATAAATGGTGCAATTATCTCTTTAATAATGGATTACAAGATTAATGTTATTTACTCTATGTCAAAAAGTGATACTGTAGAAATATTAATAAAGATCGCTAAAAAAAGTCAGGAACAGGATAGACCTATGAGAGCTATAAGCCTACATGATAAGAGGAAATTATCTAGCATAGAGGACTTTCAGGAATATATAATAGAGTCATTCCCAAATATAGGTAGTAATACTGCTAAAAAAATAATGAAAAAATTCAAATCTATAAATGATTTTTGTAATGCATCTTTGCCTGAACTAGAAAAAGCGTTGGGTAGCAAAAAGCGTGCCGAACTAATTTTTTCTATAATACATAAGAATTTCTCTATTAGCTCCGAAGGCGTTGAGAATAGTAACGAAAAAGAGAACAAACATAAGTCGCTTTTTGATTTCATGGATTCAAGTTAG
- a CDS encoding 50S ribosomal protein L37ae, translated as MGKNTRIAGRFGPRYGSSLRKSWNSLMEKRYEEHQCPYCKTTGSVKRLASGIWSCKKCGTKWAGLAYTPY; from the coding sequence ATGGGTAAAAACACTCGAATTGCAGGTAGATTCGGCCCAAGGTATGGCTCTAGCCTTAGGAAATCTTGGAATTCGTTAATGGAAAAGAGATATGAGGAGCATCAATGTCCTTATTGTAAAACTACCGGTAGTGTGAAAAGGTTAGCTTCAGGAATATGGTCATGTAAAAAATGTGGAACTAAATGGGCTGGCCTTGCTTACACGCCGTATTAG
- the rrp4 gene encoding exosome complex RNA-binding protein Rrp4 — MIVQPRAIVAPGDIIAEGEIKVGWSPYFLRVGDKYISTVVGMVNVKDSSFEVIPLEGSFYYPKVGDTVIALIKDIEPYGWSTDIKAPYSAYLPASSLLGRPVNSGEEIRKFMDIGDYVVAKVEAFDRTTDPILSLKGGKDLGRINSGIVIDFMPIKVARIIGKGRNMIETLSTETGCNIFVAQNGRLLANCPSKASEELLIFAIRKIEEESHIKGLTDKIKQLIREKAGGISASNAETKVNS; from the coding sequence ATGATAGTACAGCCCAGAGCTATAGTGGCTCCTGGAGACATTATAGCGGAAGGTGAAATAAAAGTAGGATGGTCCCCTTACTTTCTAAGAGTAGGCGATAAATACATTTCTACAGTAGTCGGAATGGTTAATGTTAAGGATTCTTCGTTTGAGGTAATTCCGTTAGAAGGTTCCTTCTACTATCCTAAAGTAGGCGATACGGTAATAGCTTTGATAAAGGATATAGAGCCTTATGGATGGAGTACAGATATAAAGGCACCTTATTCAGCGTATCTTCCAGCATCATCTCTGTTAGGTAGACCTGTAAACTCTGGAGAAGAAATCAGGAAATTTATGGATATAGGTGATTATGTAGTTGCTAAAGTTGAAGCCTTCGACAGGACAACTGATCCTATTCTCTCCTTAAAGGGAGGAAAAGATTTAGGAAGAATAAATTCTGGAATAGTAATTGATTTCATGCCTATAAAGGTAGCCAGAATAATAGGAAAAGGTAGGAACATGATAGAAACCTTGTCTACTGAAACTGGTTGTAATATTTTTGTAGCTCAGAATGGTAGACTTTTAGCTAATTGCCCATCTAAAGCTTCAGAGGAACTCCTAATTTTCGCCATAAGAAAGATAGAGGAAGAGTCACATATTAAAGGTCTTACTGATAAGATAAAGCAATTAATAAGAGAAAAGGCAGGTGGTATAAGTGCTTCAAATGCAGAAACCAAGGTTAATTCTTGA
- the rrp42 gene encoding exosome complex protein Rrp42 — translation MSITPSNQNVVPSIKRESIISILEHGNRTDGRRLTDYRNIEVNLGYAKKADGSCLLRLGDTLVLAGVKLETEEPFQDTPNQGNLVINVELLPLAYETFEPGPPDENAIELARVVDRSLRDSKAVDLSKLVLVPGKQIWTAWVDIYILNYGGNVLDASTLASICALYNTKLPSVVQSDNNALIDKENKTSAFPLNYPVVTVTVAKIGKFLIVDPNLEEESIAEAKLSISYTPDFRVVGIQKSGSGTFSMQEIEAAENLAHSSAEKLFGELKSLLGIEFGEIRNG, via the coding sequence ATGTCAATAACTCCATCAAACCAAAACGTGGTTCCTTCTATTAAAAGAGAATCAATAATAAGTATTTTAGAGCATGGTAATAGAACTGATGGTAGAAGGCTAACAGATTATAGAAATATTGAGGTAAACTTAGGATATGCCAAAAAAGCCGATGGATCTTGCCTATTAAGATTAGGAGACACTTTAGTTCTTGCTGGAGTAAAGTTAGAAACGGAAGAACCTTTTCAAGATACCCCTAACCAGGGAAATTTAGTAATCAACGTGGAGCTACTTCCTTTAGCGTACGAAACTTTTGAGCCTGGACCTCCAGATGAGAATGCAATTGAACTAGCCAGAGTGGTAGACAGAAGTCTCAGAGATTCTAAAGCAGTTGACTTATCTAAATTAGTTTTAGTTCCAGGGAAACAGATATGGACAGCCTGGGTAGATATATACATTCTTAACTATGGTGGAAATGTACTTGATGCTAGTACCTTAGCTTCTATTTGTGCTTTATATAACACAAAATTGCCTTCAGTGGTTCAGTCAGATAATAATGCGTTAATAGATAAAGAAAACAAAACTTCAGCCTTTCCTTTGAACTATCCTGTAGTTACGGTGACTGTGGCTAAAATAGGCAAGTTTTTGATTGTAGATCCTAATCTTGAAGAAGAAAGCATAGCTGAAGCAAAACTATCAATATCTTATACGCCAGACTTTAGAGTAGTCGGAATTCAAAAAAGTGGCAGCGGCACTTTTTCCATGCAGGAGATAGAAGCGGCTGAGAATTTAGCACATTCTTCTGCAGAGAAGCTCTTCGGTGAACTTAAAAGTCTACTCGGAATAGAATTCGGTGAGATAAGAAATGGGTAA
- a CDS encoding KEOPS complex subunit Pcc1: MNAKVNVKLSNIEGKNAELLYGAIRQEEIDKDLVTLELEGNSLSIKICACSYTKTRAILNSYILWLYTILQSLEEVEKNDREITP, from the coding sequence ATGAATGCTAAAGTTAATGTTAAGCTTTCAAATATAGAAGGTAAAAACGCAGAGCTTCTATACGGAGCAATAAGACAGGAAGAAATAGACAAGGATCTCGTTACGTTGGAATTGGAAGGCAATTCTCTTTCAATTAAAATATGTGCATGCTCTTATACAAAGACTAGGGCAATACTCAACTCTTATATACTATGGTTATATACGATACTTCAGTCTTTAGAAGAGGTAGAAAAAAATGACAGAGAAATTACCCCCTGA
- the rrp41 gene encoding exosome complex exonuclease Rrp41 → MLQMQKPRLILEDGKRTDGRSFDQMRPISIELGVLKNADGSAIVQMGNTKVIAAVFGPREMHPRHLALPDRAVLRVRYHMTPFSTDERKNPAPSRREIELSKVIRESLEASILVEQFPRSVIDVFAEVLQADAGTRLVALMASSMAVADAGIPVKDIIAGVAVGKADGQLVLDLNEPEDMWGEADMPVAMMPSLGQITLLQLNGNMTPSEFKAGLELALKGINQIYELEKNALRSRFSEYKEEGD, encoded by the coding sequence GTGCTTCAAATGCAGAAACCAAGGTTAATTCTTGAAGACGGTAAAAGGACTGACGGTAGAAGTTTCGACCAAATGAGACCTATTTCTATTGAACTAGGTGTTCTCAAAAATGCGGATGGTTCTGCTATAGTCCAAATGGGAAATACTAAGGTAATTGCAGCGGTTTTTGGACCCCGTGAAATGCATCCTAGACACTTAGCTCTGCCCGATAGGGCAGTCCTAAGAGTTAGATATCACATGACTCCATTTTCTACCGATGAAAGGAAAAATCCAGCTCCTAGTAGAAGGGAAATTGAATTATCTAAGGTAATAAGGGAGTCCCTCGAGGCTTCGATACTAGTAGAGCAGTTTCCTAGATCAGTAATTGACGTTTTTGCAGAAGTTCTCCAAGCTGATGCAGGGACTAGACTGGTCGCATTAATGGCGTCATCGATGGCAGTGGCTGATGCAGGAATTCCAGTAAAGGATATAATAGCTGGTGTAGCAGTAGGTAAAGCCGATGGTCAACTAGTCCTTGATCTAAATGAGCCAGAAGATATGTGGGGCGAGGCTGACATGCCCGTTGCCATGATGCCTTCTTTAGGTCAAATAACTTTGCTTCAGCTTAATGGAAACATGACGCCGTCAGAGTTTAAGGCTGGACTTGAGCTTGCATTAAAGGGTATAAATCAAATATATGAGCTTGAGAAAAATGCTTTAAGGAGCAGATTCTCTGAATATAAAGAAGAAGGTGATTAA